Proteins from a single region of Hymenobacter aquaticus:
- a CDS encoding DUF4961 domain-containing protein gives MRKLRLLLGLILLLLCGGITSAQAQVVTAQPTFFRDTDQVTLTFDATQGNGALAGFTGPVYIWTGVITDKSTSNSDWKYVKSPSFNQPDPAALMTRSTNNPNLYTISFTPRTFYGVAATDQVKKLAMIFKSGDGSVVGRATGGGDIFVDVAQGALSVRITAPVAPAGGNPLFVNANTQISVTGTASAASTLVLTLNKAVVTQQTNATTLSGTITATQPGRNVIRLTATSGATTVSDSLIFVIRPAVTVAALPAGAKDGITYLNGGTSVILNLTAPGKQFAYVIGEFNNWQPTEAGYMNKTPDGNNWWVQINGLTAGREYAYQYLVDGTLRVADPYAEKVLDQTNDPYIPSVTYPSLKPYPVNLTTGIVSVLQTNQPAYQWQTTTFARPARTDMVVYELHLRDFLARHDYQTLRDTLNYLQRLGINTVELMPINEFEGNESWGYNPSFYFAPDKYYGTKNELKRLIDECHRRGMAVVLDMVLNHSFGQSPMVQLYFQNDKPAPNSPWFNPDATHPFNVGYDFNHESPFTKYFSKRVMEFWLREYKVDGYRFDLSKGFTQRNNPNDVNAWGAYDQSRINIWKDYYDYMKTVDPNVYCILEHFADNSEEKVLSDYGMMLWGNLNFNYNEATMGYLAKSDFSWGYYGARGWANPNVVTYMESHDEERLMFKNITYGNQANPAYDVRNPAIALARNEAAAAFFFTVPGPKMIWQFGEVGYDISIDQNGRVGNKPILWNYYQEANRRKLYNTYRELIALKKTQPVFKTGTFTQNLAGATKTIHLSDANLKVTVVGNFDVTAQPVNPEFQQTGKWYNYLTGDSIVVSSTTAPMTLQPGQYAVYTSRLIKKATVLGTKARATDALRLTAAPNPTSSTARLHYELTAPAAVTVTVQNLLGATLRTLHAGAKQPTGAHELAVPVQDLANGIYLIRLSTGEQTQTTRLVVQH, from the coding sequence ATGAGAAAACTTCGACTGCTATTGGGGCTGATCCTGCTCCTGTTGTGCGGCGGAATTACGTCGGCGCAGGCCCAGGTCGTTACGGCCCAGCCCACCTTCTTCCGCGACACCGACCAGGTTACGCTGACCTTCGACGCCACCCAGGGCAACGGCGCGCTGGCGGGCTTCACCGGCCCGGTCTACATCTGGACCGGCGTTATCACCGACAAAAGCACTTCCAACTCCGACTGGAAGTACGTCAAGAGCCCGTCCTTCAACCAGCCCGACCCGGCCGCGCTGATGACGCGCAGCACCAACAACCCCAACCTGTACACCATCAGCTTCACGCCCCGCACCTTCTACGGCGTGGCCGCCACCGACCAGGTTAAGAAGCTGGCCATGATTTTCAAGAGCGGCGACGGCAGCGTCGTGGGCCGGGCTACCGGCGGCGGCGACATCTTCGTCGACGTAGCCCAGGGTGCTCTTTCCGTGCGCATTACCGCCCCGGTCGCGCCGGCCGGCGGCAACCCGCTGTTCGTGAATGCCAACACCCAGATCAGCGTGACGGGCACGGCTTCGGCCGCCTCCACGCTGGTGCTGACCCTGAACAAGGCCGTAGTGACCCAGCAAACCAACGCCACTACGCTTAGCGGCACCATCACGGCCACCCAGCCCGGCCGCAACGTGATTCGCCTGACGGCCACCAGCGGTGCTACCACCGTATCCGACTCGCTGATCTTCGTTATCCGGCCCGCGGTGACGGTAGCGGCCCTGCCCGCCGGCGCCAAAGACGGTATTACCTACCTGAACGGCGGCACCTCGGTTATCCTGAACCTGACGGCCCCCGGCAAGCAGTTTGCTTACGTCATCGGCGAGTTCAACAACTGGCAGCCCACCGAGGCCGGCTACATGAACAAGACGCCCGACGGCAACAACTGGTGGGTGCAGATCAACGGCCTGACCGCCGGCCGCGAGTACGCCTACCAGTACCTGGTGGATGGCACCCTGCGCGTGGCCGACCCCTACGCGGAAAAGGTGCTCGACCAAACCAACGACCCCTACATTCCGTCGGTGACCTACCCCAGCCTGAAGCCCTACCCGGTGAATCTGACCACGGGCATCGTTTCGGTGCTGCAAACCAACCAGCCGGCTTACCAGTGGCAGACCACGACTTTCGCCCGCCCGGCCCGCACCGACATGGTGGTGTATGAGCTGCACCTGCGCGACTTCCTGGCCCGCCACGACTACCAGACCCTGCGCGACACGCTGAACTACTTGCAGCGCCTGGGCATCAACACCGTGGAGCTGATGCCAATCAACGAGTTTGAGGGCAACGAAAGCTGGGGCTACAACCCCTCGTTCTACTTCGCCCCCGACAAGTACTACGGCACCAAAAACGAGCTGAAGCGCCTGATCGACGAGTGCCACCGCCGCGGTATGGCCGTGGTGCTCGACATGGTGCTGAACCACTCCTTCGGCCAGTCGCCGATGGTGCAGCTCTACTTCCAGAACGACAAGCCCGCGCCCAACAGCCCCTGGTTTAACCCCGACGCTACCCACCCCTTCAACGTGGGCTACGACTTCAACCACGAAAGCCCCTTCACCAAGTACTTCTCGAAGCGCGTGATGGAGTTCTGGCTGCGCGAATACAAGGTGGACGGCTACCGCTTCGACCTGAGCAAGGGCTTCACCCAGCGCAACAACCCCAACGACGTAAACGCCTGGGGCGCCTACGACCAGTCGCGCATCAACATCTGGAAGGACTACTACGACTACATGAAGACGGTAGACCCGAACGTGTACTGCATCCTGGAGCACTTCGCCGACAACTCGGAGGAGAAGGTATTGTCGGACTACGGCATGATGCTGTGGGGCAACCTGAACTTCAACTACAACGAGGCCACGATGGGCTACCTGGCCAAATCGGACTTCAGCTGGGGCTACTACGGCGCCCGGGGCTGGGCAAATCCGAACGTGGTGACCTACATGGAAAGCCACGACGAGGAGCGCCTGATGTTCAAGAACATCACGTACGGCAACCAGGCCAACCCCGCCTACGACGTGCGCAACCCCGCCATTGCCCTGGCCCGCAACGAAGCCGCCGCCGCCTTCTTCTTTACCGTGCCCGGCCCCAAGATGATCTGGCAGTTCGGCGAAGTCGGCTACGACATCAGCATCGACCAGAACGGCCGCGTGGGCAACAAGCCTATCCTGTGGAACTACTATCAGGAGGCCAACCGCCGCAAGCTCTACAACACCTACCGGGAGCTGATTGCCCTGAAGAAAACCCAGCCCGTGTTCAAAACCGGCACGTTCACCCAGAACCTGGCCGGGGCCACCAAGACCATTCACCTCTCGGATGCCAACCTGAAAGTGACGGTCGTGGGTAACTTCGACGTGACGGCCCAGCCGGTGAACCCCGAGTTCCAGCAAACCGGCAAGTGGTACAACTACCTGACCGGCGACAGTATCGTGGTCAGCAGCACGACGGCCCCGATGACGCTGCAGCCCGGCCAGTACGCGGTGTACACCTCGCGCCTGATCAAGAAAGCCACGGTGCTCGGCACCAAGGCCCGCGCCACCGACGCGCTCCGCCTGACGGCCGCCCCGAACCCGACCAGCAGCACGGCCCGCCTGCACTACGAGCTGACGGCCCCCGCCGCCGTGACCGTAACGGTGCAGAACCTGCTGGGCGCTACCCTGCGCACCCTCCACGCCGGAGCCAAGCAGCCCACCGGAGCCCACGAGCTGGCCGTACCGGTGCAGGACCTGGCCAACGGCATCTACCTGATTCGCCTGAGCACCGGCGAGCAGACCCAGACCACTCGCCTCGTAGTACAGCACTAA
- a CDS encoding DUF2279 domain-containing protein, producing the protein MTFSFRSLAALASSCLPLLLSLLLSSPSARAQQLPPAATPPARLAAPADSGRLARRLPVLAGGLAVSYTGALYLLSQGWYTGPRSRFHWFNDLPEWRQMDKAGHFWGAFHESRGAVDMLRWAGLPDRTALWYGGFVGFLLQSPIELLDGRDPAYGASATDLAANFLGSAALIGQQLAWNEVRIMPKYSFHTTSYARLRPNVLGKSLAEQHLKDYNGQTYWLCADLAAWLRPQSKWPKWLQPAVGYGAQEMVFNDPDANAALGLHSYRQYYLSLDVNLRRIPTRSKLLKRVFYVASIFHLPAPALEYSSRRGMVLHGLYF; encoded by the coding sequence ATGACGTTTTCTTTCCGCTCGTTAGCGGCCCTTGCCAGCTCCTGCCTGCCCCTGCTGCTCAGCCTATTGCTCAGCAGCCCGTCGGCGCGGGCCCAGCAGCTGCCCCCGGCCGCCACCCCGCCCGCCCGCCTGGCGGCCCCCGCCGACTCGGGGCGGCTGGCGCGCCGCCTGCCCGTGCTGGCCGGGGGCCTGGCCGTGAGCTACACTGGGGCGCTGTACTTGCTCAGCCAGGGCTGGTACACGGGGCCGCGCAGCCGCTTCCACTGGTTCAACGACCTGCCCGAGTGGCGGCAGATGGACAAGGCGGGCCACTTCTGGGGCGCGTTTCACGAAAGCCGGGGCGCGGTGGACATGCTGCGCTGGGCCGGCCTGCCCGACCGCACGGCCCTTTGGTACGGCGGCTTCGTGGGCTTCCTGCTGCAAAGCCCCATCGAGCTGCTCGACGGGCGCGACCCGGCCTACGGCGCGTCGGCCACCGACCTGGCGGCCAACTTCCTGGGCTCGGCGGCTCTGATCGGGCAGCAGCTGGCCTGGAACGAGGTGCGCATCATGCCCAAGTACTCGTTTCACACCACTTCCTACGCCCGGCTGCGGCCCAACGTGCTGGGCAAGTCCCTGGCCGAGCAGCATTTGAAAGACTACAACGGGCAAACCTACTGGCTGTGCGCCGACCTGGCGGCCTGGCTGCGGCCCCAGAGCAAGTGGCCCAAATGGCTGCAGCCCGCCGTGGGCTACGGGGCCCAGGAAATGGTGTTCAACGACCCCGACGCCAACGCCGCGCTGGGCCTCCACTCCTACCGCCAGTACTACCTGAGCCTGGACGTGAACCTGCGCCGCATCCCGACGCGCAGCAAGCTGCTGAAAAGGGTGTTCTACGTGGCCAGTATCTTCCACCTGCCCGCCCCGGCCCTGGAGTACAGCTCCCGGCGCGGCATGGTGCTGCACGGCCTGTATTTCTAG
- a CDS encoding Smr/MutS family protein, with product MNVGDRVRLLTGREEGIVTRLLDNELVEVAIDNDFTIPVLRREVVVVAAEETKTFGLSASAAAAEKKAASSGASRAAKAAGVAQPAPAKKTEGPEAPAAPKAAPVQKGLYLALTHQSPELLSLHIINHTDRDVLFTYGEETAGQYRALYADKLKAKSVSAALGHWHLKDFDKWPAPVMQLLPHLLNDTTAYELLTKRVQFKANSFYTSRQANVPVLQREAYLFQLDEKPAAPVAVAPEKLAETLQQQLSGNAPAKPAAVAPAPEPAKALVAPPHEVDLHLEALDAEAAKAEPPLSNTAILKLQLEAFEDTLSRALATNMHEIIYIHGSGNGTLRKELHKLLSRNKDIKFFEDSQKEKFGYGATLVRLK from the coding sequence ATGAACGTAGGAGACCGGGTCCGCTTACTGACCGGCCGCGAAGAAGGCATCGTTACCCGCCTGCTCGATAATGAGCTGGTCGAGGTAGCCATTGATAACGATTTCACCATTCCCGTGCTGCGCCGCGAGGTAGTGGTGGTAGCCGCCGAGGAAACCAAAACGTTTGGCCTGAGCGCCAGTGCCGCCGCGGCCGAGAAGAAAGCGGCTTCCAGCGGCGCTTCCCGGGCCGCCAAAGCCGCCGGCGTGGCCCAGCCCGCCCCGGCCAAGAAAACCGAAGGCCCCGAAGCGCCGGCCGCCCCCAAGGCCGCGCCGGTGCAGAAAGGCCTGTACCTGGCCCTCACCCACCAGTCGCCCGAACTGCTGTCGTTGCACATCATCAACCACACCGACCGGGACGTGCTCTTCACCTACGGCGAGGAAACCGCCGGCCAGTACCGGGCCCTGTACGCCGACAAGCTCAAGGCCAAATCGGTGAGTGCCGCCCTGGGCCACTGGCACCTGAAGGACTTCGACAAGTGGCCCGCCCCGGTGATGCAACTGCTGCCCCACCTGCTGAACGACACCACGGCCTACGAGCTGCTCACCAAGCGCGTGCAGTTCAAGGCCAACAGCTTCTACACCAGCCGCCAGGCCAACGTGCCGGTGTTGCAGCGCGAGGCCTACCTGTTCCAGCTCGACGAGAAGCCCGCCGCCCCGGTGGCCGTAGCACCCGAGAAGCTGGCCGAAACCCTGCAGCAGCAGCTCAGCGGCAACGCCCCCGCCAAGCCTGCCGCCGTGGCCCCCGCGCCCGAGCCGGCCAAAGCCCTGGTAGCGCCCCCGCACGAGGTGGACCTGCACCTGGAAGCCCTGGACGCCGAAGCTGCCAAAGCCGAGCCGCCGCTGAGCAACACGGCCATCCTGAAGCTGCAGCTCGAAGCCTTCGAGGACACGCTGAGCCGGGCCCTGGCGACCAACATGCACGAAATCATCTACATCCACGGCTCGGGCAACGGCACTCTGCGCAAGGAGCTGCACAAGCTGCTGAGCCGCAACAAGGACATTAAGTTCTTCGAGGACTCGCAGAAGGAAAAGTTCGGCTACGGTGCCACGCTGGTGCGGCTGAAGTAG
- a CDS encoding alpha/beta hydrolase, with product MPAVFAQSTLVTLPDQRRLEILRYGDPAHPAVLFHHGYASSGLSIPPNAELLSQLQLQILAPNRPGVGHSDVHAAMSLESFAADVFFALDALRVAGPVTLLGWSAGGLYAQAQTALFPGRVAALHLLNTCLPLGEPETYQALPRRWKTIKFLNDYASWLARPLARRLSQQWTREPDRMIDRFMQLLGPAEQQEAHNPVSRIVLRDAARHGFTHRGQGVYYDGRALCRRPGFPLAAIQAPTTIWHGTDDFIWHPAPIRYLASRLPHATLRMLPGEGHMLFLKYWRQILEQVRAELK from the coding sequence ATGCCTGCCGTGTTTGCCCAGTCTACGCTCGTCACCCTGCCCGACCAGCGCCGCTTGGAAATACTCCGCTACGGCGACCCGGCCCACCCCGCGGTGCTGTTTCACCACGGCTACGCGTCGTCGGGCCTGAGCATTCCGCCCAACGCCGAGCTGCTGAGCCAGCTGCAGCTGCAGATTCTGGCGCCCAACCGGCCCGGCGTGGGCCACTCCGACGTGCACGCGGCCATGAGCCTGGAGTCGTTTGCCGCCGACGTGTTTTTTGCCCTCGACGCGCTACGGGTTGCCGGCCCGGTGACGCTGCTGGGCTGGTCGGCGGGGGGCCTGTATGCCCAGGCCCAGACGGCGCTGTTCCCCGGGCGCGTGGCGGCCCTGCACCTGCTCAATACCTGCCTGCCGCTGGGGGAGCCCGAAACGTACCAGGCCCTGCCCCGGCGCTGGAAAACCATCAAGTTTCTCAACGACTACGCCTCCTGGCTGGCCCGGCCCCTGGCCCGCCGCCTCAGCCAGCAGTGGACCCGGGAGCCGGACCGCATGATTGACCGGTTTATGCAGCTGCTGGGCCCGGCCGAGCAGCAGGAAGCCCACAACCCCGTCTCGCGCATCGTGCTGCGCGACGCGGCCCGGCACGGCTTCACCCACCGCGGCCAGGGCGTGTACTACGACGGCCGCGCCCTGTGCCGCCGCCCCGGCTTTCCGCTGGCCGCCATTCAGGCGCCCACCACCATCTGGCACGGCACCGACGACTTTATCTGGCACCCCGCCCCCATTCGGTACCTGGCCTCGCGCCTGCCCCACGCCACGCTGCGCATGCTGCCCGGCGAAGGTCACATGCTGTTTCTCAAGTACTGGCGCCAGATTCTGGAGCAGGTGCGGGCGGAGCTGAAGTAG
- a CDS encoding metallophosphoesterase: MHYDLIGDIHGHADELRQLLAKLDYTEQHGVYRHPSRQVIFVGDFVDRGPKIRETLQLVRAMVDGGAARAVMGNHEYNAICFHEKHPRGGHLRPHMPRNILQHLRTLEEFNGRELFQEWHDYVQWFKTLPLFLDLGELRVVHACWDPRHIELLSSVLVNGCLTDAVLLRATDRATPEYHAIEETLKGKEITLPPGLSFRDKDQNERTKMRIRWWCNPQSCTYADYYLERIPALDPHPVDSASLPDAYHYAEETPVFFGHYWLRGTPQILRPHAVCLDYSVARGGELVAYRWSGEKELRAENLVTA, encoded by the coding sequence ATGCACTACGACCTTATCGGCGACATTCACGGCCACGCCGACGAGCTGCGCCAACTACTGGCCAAGCTCGATTACACCGAACAACACGGCGTGTACCGCCACCCTTCGCGCCAGGTGATCTTCGTGGGCGACTTCGTGGACCGGGGCCCGAAAATCCGGGAGACGCTCCAGCTTGTGCGGGCGATGGTCGACGGCGGGGCGGCGCGGGCCGTGATGGGCAACCACGAGTACAACGCCATCTGCTTTCACGAAAAGCACCCGCGCGGCGGCCACCTGCGGCCCCACATGCCGCGCAACATCTTGCAGCACCTGCGCACCCTTGAGGAGTTCAACGGCCGGGAGCTGTTTCAGGAGTGGCACGACTACGTTCAGTGGTTTAAAACCCTGCCCCTGTTTCTGGACCTGGGCGAGCTGCGCGTGGTGCACGCCTGCTGGGACCCGCGCCACATTGAGTTGCTGAGCTCGGTGCTGGTGAACGGCTGCCTGACCGACGCGGTGCTGCTGCGCGCCACCGACCGCGCCACGCCCGAGTACCACGCCATTGAGGAAACCCTGAAAGGCAAGGAAATTACGCTGCCGCCCGGCCTGAGCTTCCGCGACAAAGACCAGAACGAGCGCACCAAGATGCGCATCCGCTGGTGGTGCAACCCGCAAAGCTGCACCTACGCCGACTACTACCTGGAGCGGATTCCGGCCCTCGACCCCCACCCCGTCGACTCCGCCAGCCTGCCCGATGCCTACCACTACGCCGAGGAAACGCCGGTCTTCTTCGGCCACTACTGGCTGCGCGGCACGCCCCAGATTCTGCGCCCCCACGCCGTCTGCCTCGACTACAGCGTGGCCCGCGGCGGCGAGCTGGTGGCCTACCGCTGGAGCGGTGAAAAGGAGTTGCGGGCCGAGAACCTGGTGACGGCCTGA
- a CDS encoding M1 family metallopeptidase: MPLNFSRSLATACLLLLGTVAAAQQPLPVPLNLQKTYAQGTRAQSGQPGPKYWQNTADYDLQVSFDPQSRLVAGTVSISYVNNSPDSLRQLWFKLYPNLYQKGAPRSSAFKPEDLHDGVKIAALSINGQAFDVKKLRIDATNLPVPIKGLGTGQTAKVVISYSYTLNKGSHMRTGEIEPGADFVAYFFPRIAVYDDIDGWNRFAYNGSQEFYNDFANFKAAITVPRNFVVWATGDLKNADKVLTKKYVKRLADAEQKDAVVHIIDESDLKRQDITTPNAQNTWLFEAKNVTDFVFATADHYVWQSTSLVVDPTTKRRTRVDAVYNTKHADYKEVVHFARRTVEAMSYTFPRWPFPYAHETIFDGLDQMEYPMMVNDNPVATREDAITLTDHEIFHTMFPFYMGINETKYGWMDEGWATIGEWIISNIIDPKLVDDYGVEPYARAADSENDLPIITLTTQQNGTPFFLNSYPKPAMGYYYVRDLLGDELFTKALHTYIRNWNGKHPMPYDFFNSMNEGAGQNLNWFWQRWFFDNGYPDLALQSVTPQAVVVEAKGSKPMPVDLLVTYADNSTQQLHRTIAVWQDGSKTTTVPLDGKKAVKKVVLGSTYTPDNDKKNNVWEAK; this comes from the coding sequence ATGCCCCTGAACTTCTCCCGCTCCCTGGCCACGGCCTGCCTGCTGCTGCTGGGCACGGTGGCCGCCGCCCAGCAACCCCTGCCCGTTCCGCTGAACCTGCAAAAAACCTACGCCCAGGGCACCCGCGCCCAGAGCGGGCAGCCCGGCCCCAAGTACTGGCAAAACACGGCCGACTACGACCTGCAAGTCAGCTTCGACCCGCAGAGCCGCCTGGTGGCCGGCACGGTCAGCATCAGCTACGTCAACAACAGCCCCGACTCGCTGCGGCAGCTCTGGTTTAAACTCTACCCCAACCTCTACCAGAAAGGCGCCCCCCGCAGCTCTGCCTTCAAGCCGGAGGACCTCCACGACGGGGTGAAGATTGCGGCCCTGAGCATCAACGGGCAGGCCTTCGACGTGAAGAAGCTGCGCATCGACGCCACCAACCTGCCGGTGCCCATCAAGGGCCTGGGCACCGGGCAAACGGCCAAGGTGGTCATCAGCTACTCCTACACCCTCAACAAAGGCTCCCACATGCGCACCGGCGAGATTGAGCCGGGCGCCGACTTCGTGGCTTACTTCTTCCCGCGCATTGCCGTCTACGACGACATCGACGGCTGGAACCGCTTTGCCTACAACGGTAGCCAGGAGTTCTACAACGACTTCGCCAACTTCAAGGCCGCCATTACCGTGCCCCGCAACTTCGTGGTGTGGGCCACCGGCGATTTGAAAAACGCCGATAAGGTGCTCACGAAAAAGTACGTGAAGCGCCTGGCCGACGCCGAGCAGAAAGACGCCGTGGTTCACATCATCGACGAGAGTGACCTGAAGCGCCAGGACATAACGACCCCCAACGCCCAGAACACCTGGCTTTTTGAGGCCAAGAACGTGACGGACTTCGTCTTTGCCACCGCCGACCACTACGTGTGGCAGTCGACCAGCCTGGTGGTCGACCCCACGACCAAGCGCCGCACCCGCGTCGATGCCGTCTACAACACCAAGCACGCCGACTATAAGGAAGTGGTGCACTTCGCCCGCCGCACGGTGGAAGCCATGAGCTACACCTTCCCCCGGTGGCCCTTCCCCTACGCCCACGAAACCATCTTCGACGGCCTCGACCAGATGGAGTACCCGATGATGGTGAACGACAACCCCGTGGCCACCCGCGAGGACGCCATTACCCTCACCGACCACGAGATTTTCCACACGATGTTCCCGTTCTATATGGGCATCAACGAAACCAAGTACGGCTGGATGGACGAGGGCTGGGCCACCATCGGCGAGTGGATCATCAGCAATATCATCGACCCCAAGCTGGTGGACGACTACGGCGTGGAGCCCTACGCCCGCGCCGCCGACTCGGAAAACGACCTGCCCATCATCACGCTCACCACCCAGCAAAACGGCACGCCCTTCTTCCTGAACTCCTACCCCAAGCCCGCTATGGGCTACTACTACGTGCGCGACCTGCTCGGCGACGAGCTGTTTACCAAGGCCCTGCACACCTACATCCGCAACTGGAACGGCAAGCACCCGATGCCCTACGACTTCTTCAACTCGATGAACGAGGGCGCGGGCCAAAACCTGAACTGGTTCTGGCAGCGCTGGTTTTTCGACAACGGCTACCCCGACCTGGCCCTGCAAAGCGTAACCCCGCAAGCCGTGGTAGTCGAAGCCAAAGGCAGCAAGCCCATGCCCGTGGATTTGCTCGTCACCTACGCCGACAACTCCACCCAGCAGCTGCACCGCACCATCGCCGTGTGGCAGGACGGCAGCAAAACCACCACGGTGCCCCTGGATGGCAAGAAAGCCGTGAAGAAAGTGGTATTGGGCAGCACCTACACGCCCGATAACGACAAGAAGAACAACGTGTGGGAGGCCAAGTAA
- a CDS encoding sigma-54-dependent transcriptional regulator yields the protein MPRILIIDDEKAIRNTLKEILEYESYTVDQAEDGPTGLDMLIKNKYDVVLCDIKMPKMDGIEVLERAQIVAPDAAFIMVSAHGNIDTAVDATKKGAFDFIQKPPDLNRLLVTVRNALDRTKLVTETKTLKKKIAKSSEMIGSSAELEAVRKQIAKVAPTDARVLITGPNGAGKEMVARNLHELSNRASGPMIEVNCAAIPSELIESELFGHEKGSFTSAVKQRIGKFEQADGGTLFLDEIGDMSLSAQAKVLRALQENKITRVGGEKEISVNVRVIAATNKDLQQEIADRNFREDLYHRLSVILIKVPALNDRRDDIGDLVQRFLQDIARDYGDKPKKIDDKALDYLKGLDWRGNIRELRNVVERLIIMSDDTITEADARAFAGK from the coding sequence ATGCCCAGAATCCTGATTATTGACGACGAAAAAGCCATCCGGAACACCCTGAAAGAGATTCTGGAGTACGAAAGCTACACCGTCGACCAGGCCGAGGACGGCCCCACCGGCCTCGACATGCTGATCAAGAACAAGTACGACGTGGTGCTCTGCGACATCAAGATGCCCAAGATGGACGGCATCGAGGTGCTGGAGCGGGCCCAGATTGTGGCCCCCGACGCGGCCTTTATCATGGTATCGGCCCACGGCAACATCGACACCGCCGTGGATGCCACCAAGAAGGGCGCGTTCGACTTCATCCAGAAGCCGCCAGACCTGAACCGCCTGCTCGTGACCGTGCGCAACGCCCTGGACCGCACCAAGCTCGTCACCGAAACCAAGACGCTCAAGAAGAAGATTGCCAAAAGCTCGGAGATGATCGGCTCCTCGGCCGAGCTGGAAGCCGTGCGCAAGCAGATTGCCAAAGTGGCCCCCACCGACGCCCGCGTGCTCATTACGGGGCCCAACGGGGCGGGCAAGGAAATGGTGGCCCGCAACCTGCACGAGCTCAGCAACCGCGCCTCGGGCCCGATGATTGAGGTCAACTGCGCCGCCATTCCGTCCGAGCTGATCGAGTCGGAGCTGTTTGGCCACGAGAAAGGCTCGTTCACGTCGGCCGTGAAGCAGCGCATCGGCAAGTTTGAGCAGGCCGACGGCGGCACGCTCTTCCTGGACGAAATCGGCGACATGAGCCTCTCGGCCCAGGCCAAGGTGCTGCGGGCCCTGCAGGAAAACAAGATTACCCGCGTGGGCGGCGAAAAGGAAATTTCGGTGAACGTGCGCGTCATTGCCGCCACCAACAAGGACCTACAGCAGGAAATTGCCGACCGCAACTTCCGCGAAGACCTCTACCACCGCCTCTCCGTCATCCTGATCAAAGTACCGGCCCTCAACGACCGGCGCGACGACATCGGCGACCTGGTGCAGCGCTTCCTCCAGGACATTGCCCGCGACTACGGCGACAAGCCCAAGAAAATCGACGACAAGGCCCTCGACTACCTCAAGGGCCTCGACTGGCGGGGCAACATCCGCGAATTGCGCAACGTGGTCGAGCGCCTCATCATCATGAGCGACGACACCATCACCGAAGCCGACGCCCGGGCCTTTGCCGGCAAGTAA
- a CDS encoding thiol-disulfide oxidoreductase DCC family protein, which translates to MTILFDGICNLCNGFVQFVIKHDTNNRFTFATLQSETGRRLLGHHGLDATALSTIVLVDGDRQAWTKSDAVMRIGWELGYPWKLLRLGVVLPRALRDACYSFVANNRYRLLGQATECWLMTPELARKFIK; encoded by the coding sequence ATGACTATTCTCTTCGATGGAATATGTAACCTCTGCAACGGCTTCGTGCAGTTCGTCATCAAGCACGACACGAACAATCGGTTCACGTTTGCCACGCTGCAGTCCGAAACCGGGCGGCGGCTGTTGGGCCACCACGGCCTGGACGCCACAGCCCTGTCGACCATCGTGCTGGTCGACGGCGACCGGCAGGCCTGGACCAAGTCGGATGCGGTAATGCGCATCGGCTGGGAGCTGGGCTACCCCTGGAAGCTGCTCCGGCTGGGCGTGGTACTGCCCCGGGCCCTGCGCGACGCCTGCTACAGCTTCGTGGCCAACAACCGCTACCGCCTGCTGGGCCAGGCTACCGAGTGCTGGCTGATGACTCCGGAGCTGGCCCGCAAGTTTATCAAGTAG